In Methylotenera mobilis JLW8, the following are encoded in one genomic region:
- a CDS encoding group I truncated hemoglobin: MNKTVLMTLMLLLSSCAQVQPSKQSDNQSSLFERIGGLPVLTLVVSETIDTSASDPKLKRSFDGVKLATLKQSVVDQLCVLTGGNCVYEGETMKNSHRDLKVTSAEFELFVETFRTSLNKHVGVKEKNELLKILAPMKRDIVTD, translated from the coding sequence ATGAATAAAACTGTCTTGATGACTTTAATGCTGCTGCTCTCCTCTTGTGCGCAAGTGCAACCCTCAAAGCAGTCTGACAATCAATCTTCCTTATTTGAGCGTATTGGTGGCTTGCCTGTGTTAACCCTTGTCGTGTCTGAAACGATAGATACGTCTGCGTCTGACCCTAAACTTAAACGTTCGTTCGATGGTGTCAAATTAGCTACATTAAAGCAAAGCGTTGTCGATCAGTTATGTGTTTTGACTGGCGGAAATTGCGTCTATGAAGGGGAAACCATGAAAAACTCTCATCGCGATCTTAAGGTCACTAGTGCAGAGTTTGAGTTGTTCGTAGAAACGTTTAGAACTTCCTTAAATAAGCATGTGGGTGTTAAGGAAAAAAATGAGCTATTAAAAATACTGGCTCCGATGAAGCGTGATATTGTTACCGATTAA
- a CDS encoding DoxX family protein: MYKNNLINRSYMLYASAIGHLNQLSASVPSLFLRLILAYEFGEAGFEKLHGTNWFVDVTFPFPFSLIPPELNWQIATYFEILGAAALLLGIATRFFSVSLMVLTIVAIATVHWPVQWMSLDDLWTGYRIVDEAGDGFGNYKLPLLYIVMFSPLLFGGAGKLSLDYLIRQKWFNR, translated from the coding sequence ATGTATAAAAACAACCTGATTAACCGTAGTTACATGCTTTATGCCAGTGCAATTGGCCACCTAAACCAACTTTCTGCCAGCGTACCATCCTTATTTTTACGCCTGATACTTGCCTATGAGTTTGGGGAAGCTGGGTTTGAAAAACTGCATGGCACCAATTGGTTTGTTGACGTCACGTTTCCTTTTCCGTTTAGCCTGATTCCTCCAGAACTCAATTGGCAAATCGCAACTTATTTTGAAATATTGGGTGCGGCTGCGCTGCTGTTAGGCATTGCGACCAGATTCTTTTCAGTTTCACTCATGGTGCTAACCATTGTTGCCATTGCAACCGTGCACTGGCCTGTGCAGTGGATGAGCTTAGATGATTTGTGGACAGGCTATCGCATTGTTGATGAAGCGGGGGATGGCTTTGGTAACTATAAATTACCACTGCTTTATATAGTGATGTTCTCACCCTTGCTGTTTGGCGGTGCCGGTAAGTTGAGCTTAGATTATTTGATTAGACAAAAATGGTTTAATCGATAG
- the msrP gene encoding protein-methionine-sulfoxide reductase catalytic subunit MsrP — MIILPKSDILSSEITPKEVFEDRRRFIKQAGLGLLATSALAHSNLLLAANTPHQAAPAGYLSKSAPTLPSFTKTSYGKEEKLTPYEDVTTYNNFYEFGTSKSEPAVNSKLFKPHPWTVSIEGEVKKNKTIGIDEILKLAPLEERIYRMRCVEGWSMVIPWLGFPLAQLIKWAEPNANAKYIEFISLADSQQMSGVNLPILDWPYIEGLRMDEAMNPLTLMAVGLYGEKLPNQNGAPMRLVVPWKYGFKGAKSIVKIRFTEKMPMTTWMKAGPREYGFYANVNPQVDHPRWTQSSEKRIGAGLFAGRIKTQMFNGYAEQVGQMYAGLDLRKNF; from the coding sequence ATGATTATTCTACCAAAATCAGATATTCTATCTTCAGAAATAACCCCTAAAGAGGTGTTTGAAGATAGACGTCGTTTTATCAAGCAAGCTGGTTTGGGTTTGCTTGCCACTTCTGCGCTGGCGCATAGCAATCTGCTGTTGGCAGCCAATACGCCGCACCAAGCCGCTCCTGCTGGCTATTTATCTAAGTCTGCACCAACGCTGCCTAGCTTCACCAAAACGTCTTATGGCAAAGAGGAAAAGCTGACCCCATACGAAGATGTCACGACCTATAATAATTTCTACGAATTTGGTACAAGCAAAAGTGAGCCTGCAGTAAATTCCAAGTTATTTAAGCCGCATCCTTGGACAGTCAGCATTGAGGGTGAGGTTAAGAAAAACAAAACTATAGGTATTGATGAAATTTTAAAACTAGCCCCGCTAGAAGAGCGTATTTACCGTATGCGCTGTGTAGAGGGGTGGTCTATGGTCATTCCTTGGTTAGGTTTCCCGCTTGCGCAGCTCATTAAATGGGCTGAGCCTAATGCCAATGCTAAATATATTGAATTTATCTCGCTTGCCGATTCACAACAAATGTCGGGGGTAAATCTGCCAATATTAGATTGGCCTTATATTGAAGGCTTGCGCATGGATGAAGCCATGAACCCGCTCACGCTGATGGCTGTAGGCTTGTACGGTGAGAAGCTACCTAATCAGAACGGCGCACCGATGCGCTTAGTGGTGCCGTGGAAATATGGCTTTAAAGGCGCCAAGTCTATCGTGAAAATTCGCTTTACAGAAAAAATGCCAATGACCACTTGGATGAAGGCAGGGCCTAGAGAGTATGGGTTTTATGCAAATGTAAATCCGCAGGTAGATCATCCGCGCTGGACACAATCTTCAGAAAAGAGAATCGGGGCGGGATTATTTGCAGGGCGCATTAAAACGCAAATGTTTAATGGATATGCTGAGCAAGTAGGACAGATGTATGCAGGTTTAGATTTACGTAAAAACTTTTAG
- the ligA gene encoding NAD-dependent DNA ligase LigA, translating into MPDLKLSSAELRVLELRGLIARYDYEYYVLDAPSVPDSEYDKIYRELQTLEQAYPSLVVADSPTQRVSGTATNAFGSITHRQAMLSLNNAFEQSELEAFDKRIREALGVAQVEYAVEPKFDGLAITLTYEHGVFIQGATRGDGYTGEDVTHNLRTLRAIPMRLNCENPPQLLEVRGEVLMLKRDFDKLNQAQLAKGEKLFANPRNAAAGSLRQLDAKVTATRPLTFFAYGLGVAEGVPALTSHGAAMDYLASLHFPVSSARAVVRGVQGLSDYYEKIGQQRQQLPFDIDGVVYKVNQFNQQNELGFVSRAPRWAVAHKFPAQEALTLVEDITVQVGRTGAITPVARLKPVFVGGVTVTNATLHNEDEIRRKDILIGDTVSVRRAGDVIPEVVSVVVEKRPAHARRFEMPTVCPECGSHILKQADEAVARCTGGLFCPAQRKQAITHYASRRAMDIEGLGEKLVDQLVEANLVHTLADVYSLDIHTLSNLERMAEKSAQNILDALNASKDTTLARFIYALGMRNVGEATAKDLAKHFGNLNALMAASIEDLLEVNDVGPIVAESIKNFFSEEHNKSVIAALLNAGIHWVETEGKQQATGNLVGKTFVLTGTLPNLARDDAKALIEAAGGKVSGSVSKKTDFVVAGADAGSKLEKAQLLGVAIIDEANLLAVLAEGEAS; encoded by the coding sequence ATGCCAGATTTGAAGTTAAGTAGCGCAGAGCTGCGTGTATTGGAGTTGCGAGGGCTAATTGCGCGTTATGACTACGAGTATTATGTGCTTGATGCGCCTTCTGTGCCTGATAGCGAATACGATAAGATTTATCGTGAATTACAAACGCTAGAGCAAGCGTATCCTAGCTTAGTGGTAGCCGACTCGCCAACCCAGCGCGTGAGTGGCACAGCGACTAATGCGTTTGGCAGCATCACTCATCGCCAAGCCATGCTCTCTTTAAATAATGCGTTCGAGCAGAGTGAGTTAGAGGCTTTTGATAAACGTATCCGTGAAGCTTTGGGTGTTGCACAAGTTGAATATGCCGTAGAACCAAAGTTTGATGGCTTAGCGATTACCTTAACTTACGAGCATGGCGTTTTTATCCAGGGTGCTACGCGCGGCGATGGTTACACTGGTGAAGATGTTACACATAACCTGCGTACCTTACGTGCCATACCAATGCGTTTAAATTGTGAAAATCCACCGCAGTTACTAGAAGTACGCGGTGAGGTACTCATGCTAAAACGTGATTTCGATAAACTTAACCAAGCGCAGCTAGCCAAAGGCGAAAAGTTATTTGCCAACCCACGCAATGCTGCCGCCGGTAGCCTACGTCAATTAGACGCCAAGGTGACGGCTACGCGCCCACTTACATTTTTTGCTTACGGGCTGGGCGTAGCTGAGGGTGTTCCAGCGTTGACTAGTCATGGGGCTGCGATGGATTACCTGGCAAGCCTACATTTTCCCGTCAGTAGCGCGCGTGCTGTGGTGCGTGGCGTGCAAGGCTTGAGCGATTATTATGAAAAGATAGGTCAGCAGCGCCAGCAATTGCCGTTCGATATCGATGGTGTGGTCTATAAAGTTAACCAATTTAATCAGCAGAATGAGTTGGGATTTGTGTCACGCGCACCACGCTGGGCAGTTGCGCATAAGTTTCCCGCACAGGAAGCGCTTACCTTGGTGGAAGATATTACCGTACAGGTAGGCCGCACTGGCGCCATCACCCCTGTTGCGCGTTTGAAGCCAGTCTTCGTCGGCGGCGTTACGGTAACTAATGCAACTTTGCATAATGAGGATGAAATCCGCCGTAAAGATATATTAATTGGCGATACCGTCAGCGTACGTAGGGCTGGTGATGTGATTCCTGAAGTAGTGAGCGTGGTAGTTGAAAAACGGCCTGCCCATGCACGCCGTTTTGAAATGCCAACGGTATGCCCGGAGTGTGGCTCGCATATTCTCAAGCAGGCCGATGAAGCAGTTGCGCGTTGTACCGGCGGGTTGTTTTGTCCGGCGCAGCGCAAACAGGCCATTACCCACTATGCATCGCGTCGCGCGATGGATATTGAGGGCTTAGGCGAAAAGCTGGTGGATCAACTGGTTGAGGCCAATTTGGTGCATACGCTAGCAGATGTTTATAGCCTGGATATACATACGCTGAGTAATCTTGAGCGTATGGCCGAAAAATCTGCCCAAAATATCTTGGATGCGCTAAACGCCAGCAAAGATACGACACTGGCGCGCTTTATTTATGCGCTAGGTATGCGTAACGTAGGTGAGGCCACCGCTAAAGATTTGGCCAAACATTTTGGCAATTTAAACGCGTTAATGGCAGCAAGTATTGAAGACTTACTGGAAGTGAATGATGTTGGCCCGATTGTTGCTGAGTCTATTAAGAACTTCTTCTCTGAAGAGCATAATAAAAGCGTCATCGCTGCATTGTTAAATGCTGGAATACACTGGGTAGAGACAGAAGGCAAGCAGCAAGCAACGGGTAATCTTGTAGGTAAAACCTTTGTGCTCACCGGCACATTGCCAAACCTGGCGCGTGATGACGCCAAAGCGTTGATAGAAGCTGCAGGCGGTAAAGTCAGTGGCAGTGTATCTAAGAAAACAGACTTTGTAGTGGCCGGTGCTGACGCTGGCAGCAAGCTGGAAAAAGCACAATTATTGGGCGTTGCGATTATTGATGAGGCAAATCTCTTGGCCGTATTAGCGGAAGGTGAAGCATCATGA
- the cysQ gene encoding 3'(2'),5'-bisphosphate nucleotidase CysQ: MINEYHQFQAEVIAIAKEAGEAIMQIYSTDFGFEMKLDNSPLTQADIAAHDIIVAKLSQLTPDIPVLSEESEETDISSRLNWQTYWLIDPLDGTREFLKRNGEFTVNIALISQHQSIMGVVYAPVTGLTYYASKEQGAYKQEGDAPAQRIYAKPLDMTQITIAGSRSHSDERFQKFLHSVEVATLVKPELICLGSSLKICLVAEGRADVYPRLGPTYEWDTAAGHCVLQEAGGDIVDIHATPLGYNTKSSLLNPHFFATAEKSQQWAVFL; this comes from the coding sequence ATGATAAATGAATACCATCAATTTCAAGCAGAGGTGATTGCCATTGCCAAAGAGGCTGGTGAGGCAATTATGCAAATTTACTCGACTGATTTCGGTTTTGAAATGAAGTTAGATAACTCACCCCTCACTCAGGCTGATATTGCTGCGCACGATATTATTGTCGCAAAACTCAGCCAACTGACACCTGATATACCTGTGTTATCGGAAGAGTCTGAAGAAACTGATATTAGCTCACGTTTGAATTGGCAAACATACTGGTTGATTGATCCACTAGATGGTACTCGCGAGTTTCTTAAGCGTAATGGTGAGTTTACGGTCAATATTGCTCTAATTAGCCAGCATCAGTCCATCATGGGCGTGGTCTACGCCCCGGTGACCGGGCTAACTTACTATGCGAGCAAGGAGCAGGGCGCGTATAAGCAAGAGGGCGATGCTCCTGCGCAAAGAATTTATGCCAAACCGCTAGATATGACGCAGATTACGATTGCCGGTAGCCGATCGCACTCTGACGAGAGATTTCAGAAGTTTTTGCACAGCGTAGAAGTTGCTACCTTGGTGAAACCAGAACTTATCTGCTTGGGTAGTTCTCTAAAAATTTGTTTAGTGGCTGAAGGCCGGGCTGATGTCTATCCCCGCCTAGGGCCTACTTATGAATGGGATACCGCAGCGGGGCATTGTGTGTTGCAAGAGGCTGGTGGTGATATCGTTGATATACATGCGACGCCACTCGGCTATAACACTAAGTCGTCGCTGCTAAACCCGCATTTTTTTGCAACTGCTGAAAAGTCTCAGCAATGGGCAGTTTTTTTATAA
- a CDS encoding tetratricopeptide repeat protein: MKLHKTLTVIATSLFFNTIYAASDDASACNKAYEQMNFPTALSLASKAIDANKNDKDALLCQGRVYSAQGKLDDALKSFQLAEKQATDGFDKMIVALVTGHAYKDAGLHEQAIASYEQSLQQAKTIKSKAFERVAYQSEGNVYLNAGKYQQALDAYMAGNALAANDNERGESFESIALAHHRLNQHDAALEYQIKAFMMHEKSGTLDQYAHASIELGRYYAAAKNYERAERTLNKIIKFAKEQGGAYYEAYGYCILAQVKAATGDSSTAKTLIDQAKVIAKNSHDQALADEIEKETKGLI, encoded by the coding sequence ATGAAGCTACATAAAACTTTAACTGTAATAGCCACCTCTTTGTTTTTTAATACTATTTATGCTGCATCAGATGATGCTTCTGCATGCAATAAGGCGTATGAGCAAATGAACTTTCCTACGGCGTTAAGCTTGGCGAGCAAGGCGATAGATGCCAATAAAAATGACAAGGATGCATTGTTGTGTCAGGGGCGTGTTTATAGCGCGCAGGGTAAATTGGATGATGCGCTTAAATCGTTTCAATTAGCAGAAAAGCAGGCGACTGACGGATTTGATAAAATGATAGTGGCTTTGGTTACCGGGCATGCGTACAAAGATGCGGGCTTGCATGAACAGGCGATTGCAAGCTACGAGCAAAGCTTACAGCAGGCAAAAACCATTAAAAGTAAAGCATTTGAACGAGTGGCCTACCAAAGTGAAGGTAATGTATACCTAAATGCTGGCAAGTATCAACAAGCGCTTGATGCATATATGGCTGGTAATGCACTGGCAGCAAACGATAATGAGCGTGGTGAAAGCTTTGAGTCTATTGCATTAGCTCACCATCGATTAAACCAGCATGATGCAGCGCTGGAGTATCAAATCAAAGCCTTTATGATGCATGAAAAATCGGGTACGTTGGACCAATATGCCCATGCCAGTATTGAGCTAGGCCGCTATTACGCTGCCGCAAAGAATTATGAGCGCGCAGAACGTACCTTGAATAAAATCATCAAGTTTGCAAAAGAGCAGGGCGGTGCCTATTATGAAGCTTATGGTTACTGCATATTAGCGCAAGTAAAGGCCGCAACAGGAGATAGCTCAACAGCGAAAACGTTAATTGATCAAGCTAAAGTGATTGCAAAAAACTCACATGATCAAGCACTTGCTGATGAGATTGAAAAAGAAACTAAGGGCCTGATTTAA
- a CDS encoding methylamine utilization protein gives MKHAALSLFLLATSFQSHAADLTVQVNDQAGNPLSNAVVYLETDVKPSHNALSEANIEQKNKQFWPFVSVVQVGTSINFPNKDSVRHHVYSFSPAKVFELKLYSGVPAKPVVFDKPGTVILGCNIHDNMLAYIHIVETPYFGKSDVKGIVKLTDLPSGQHTLKAWHYATVKENFITEQKITIKNNETISLKLETHN, from the coding sequence ATGAAGCATGCTGCCCTTAGTTTATTTCTTTTAGCAACATCATTTCAATCGCATGCTGCAGACCTTACGGTTCAAGTGAATGACCAAGCCGGTAACCCGCTGAGCAACGCTGTGGTTTATTTAGAGACAGATGTGAAACCTAGCCATAACGCATTGAGTGAAGCTAATATTGAACAAAAAAATAAGCAGTTCTGGCCCTTTGTAAGCGTTGTTCAAGTTGGCACCAGTATAAACTTCCCTAATAAAGACTCAGTCAGACACCATGTTTACTCATTTTCACCTGCTAAAGTCTTTGAGTTAAAGCTTTACTCCGGCGTTCCGGCAAAGCCGGTGGTGTTCGATAAGCCAGGCACGGTGATACTAGGGTGTAATATTCATGACAATATGCTTGCCTATATACATATTGTAGAGACGCCATATTTTGGTAAAAGCGACGTGAAGGGTATCGTCAAACTGACGGATTTACCTAGCGGCCAACATACGTTAAAAGCCTGGCACTACGCTACGGTTAAAGAAAACTTTATTACTGAACAAAAAATAACTATAAAAAACAATGAAACGATTTCATTGAAGCTTGAAACCCATAACTAA
- a CDS encoding cell division protein ZipA C-terminal FtsZ-binding domain-containing protein encodes MNDLQIILIIIGALIIAAVLLFNWWQERKFNQQVEDSFSKLQNDALLNEASNDSSNSVHAHADVEGAFEDDDFSIDAERLKERFEHDAHDSRFAAFNETDAAGDEEALEDIDEAYSELVARQSHEHEHHHHAQHAGLHAADEDDSDAGSTQPAQHEEIKAIFNDAFKQINTAPAVSNAPDSVVEQASAEPAVPAKLVTPAAPKAATANDVTKSVDVTKSSLPAMLQSQMDLIAVIYLANETSIADIKASIGGFFEDYDKPIHLHALIRETDWVALTTLSAQPDIADYTTTKITCSLQLADRAGAVTRSILNRFQLAVETLGLDIDGHVEWQSNGDSLLAASALDAFCIEVDKTMGFHLVHGDHGAFTGTKLRGLSEAQGMVLEADGAFKYYDESDPSISQAPSVSFAMFNRDNYPFSPEMLRTSVVKAVTFQLDIPHVVHCTEAFNHMVQIARHMETGLNAVLVDDNNRPLGDMQIEKIRQQLKVIYATMLVRGIVPGSDSARRLFS; translated from the coding sequence ATGAACGATTTGCAAATCATATTAATCATTATTGGTGCTTTAATCATTGCCGCCGTCTTGTTGTTTAACTGGTGGCAGGAGCGGAAGTTTAACCAGCAGGTAGAAGACAGCTTTTCTAAACTGCAAAATGACGCACTTTTAAACGAGGCTAGCAACGATAGTAGCAATAGTGTGCATGCCCATGCGGATGTAGAGGGTGCGTTTGAGGATGATGATTTTTCTATTGATGCGGAGCGTTTGAAAGAGCGTTTTGAGCATGATGCTCATGACAGTAGATTTGCTGCGTTTAATGAAACAGACGCGGCAGGCGATGAAGAGGCTTTGGAAGATATAGACGAAGCATATTCGGAGTTGGTCGCTAGACAGAGCCATGAACATGAGCATCACCACCATGCACAGCATGCTGGCTTGCATGCCGCTGACGAGGACGACAGCGATGCAGGGAGCACACAGCCTGCACAACATGAAGAAATTAAAGCGATTTTTAATGATGCATTTAAGCAAATAAATACTGCACCCGCGGTCAGTAACGCACCTGATAGCGTGGTTGAGCAGGCGAGTGCTGAGCCTGCCGTACCAGCGAAACTTGTAACACCCGCAGCGCCTAAAGCGGCTACCGCTAATGATGTGACAAAATCTGTTGATGTGACAAAGTCGAGTCTGCCTGCCATGCTGCAATCGCAGATGGACTTAATTGCAGTGATTTATTTAGCCAATGAAACCAGCATTGCTGATATTAAAGCGAGTATTGGCGGTTTCTTTGAAGATTACGACAAGCCTATTCACCTGCATGCCTTAATTCGTGAAACAGATTGGGTAGCGTTAACGACATTGTCAGCGCAGCCTGATATTGCAGACTATACCACTACAAAAATCACCTGCAGCCTACAGCTTGCTGACCGTGCCGGTGCAGTGACTCGTAGCATATTGAATCGATTTCAGCTGGCGGTAGAAACTTTGGGTTTAGATATTGATGGTCATGTGGAATGGCAGAGCAACGGCGACTCATTATTAGCTGCGTCAGCTTTAGATGCTTTCTGCATAGAAGTAGATAAAACCATGGGCTTTCATTTGGTGCATGGTGATCATGGTGCGTTTACCGGTACTAAGTTAAGAGGGCTGAGTGAAGCACAGGGCATGGTGCTGGAGGCTGATGGTGCGTTTAAATATTATGATGAAAGCGACCCATCCATTAGCCAGGCACCGTCTGTTTCATTTGCCATGTTTAATCGCGACAATTACCCATTTAGCCCAGAAATGTTAAGAACTAGTGTCGTGAAAGCGGTTACATTTCAGCTAGATATCCCGCATGTGGTGCATTGCACTGAGGCATTTAACCACATGGTGCAAATTGCCAGACATATGGAAACCGGCCTAAACGCAGTGTTGGTGGACGATAACAATAGGCCGCTTGGCGACATGCAAATTGAAAAAATTCGGCAGCAACTCAAAGTGATTTACGCCACCATGTTAGTGCGCGGCATAGTACCCGGCTCAGACAGTGCGCGTAGATTATTTTCATAA
- a CDS encoding DUF3034 family protein translates to MTWSLNIVAISALSYTDTLLAGDRLLATGGVMQIEGAGGGGLTPWALISGYGTDKQIGGSAFYTEAKTSGDFEISSGGVSIGLYNRLEVSLSQQKLGLSDTVPGESIRVDTLGVKLRLFGDAVYDQDKWLPQVAIGAQIKHNEDFNYIPKALGAKHQTGVDLYLSATKLYLDAIFGRNLLLNGTLQATKANQFGFLGFGGDNRDHYQIQPAASVAVMLTDQLLLGTEYRYKPDNLGVYKEQNAHDIFLAWFPVKNISLTAAYLDLGNIANKANQSGWYLSGQISY, encoded by the coding sequence ATTACTTGGTCGTTGAACATTGTTGCAATCTCCGCACTCAGTTATACCGATACCCTATTGGCAGGTGACCGTTTATTAGCAACGGGCGGTGTCATGCAAATAGAGGGCGCTGGTGGTGGTGGACTAACTCCTTGGGCTTTAATATCAGGTTATGGTACCGATAAACAAATAGGCGGATCTGCCTTTTATACCGAAGCAAAAACAAGTGGTGATTTTGAGATAAGCTCAGGTGGCGTAAGTATCGGCTTATATAATCGCCTAGAAGTTTCTTTAAGCCAGCAAAAGTTAGGGCTGAGCGACACTGTTCCAGGTGAAAGTATTCGCGTGGATACATTGGGCGTAAAGTTGCGCTTATTTGGCGATGCTGTCTATGATCAAGACAAATGGCTGCCGCAAGTAGCGATAGGCGCTCAAATCAAACACAATGAAGACTTTAATTACATACCTAAAGCCCTTGGCGCTAAACATCAAACCGGCGTGGATCTGTACTTATCCGCAACCAAGCTGTATTTAGATGCCATCTTTGGCAGAAACCTACTACTGAACGGTACGCTACAGGCAACAAAAGCCAATCAGTTTGGCTTTTTAGGTTTTGGTGGCGACAATCGCGATCACTATCAAATACAGCCAGCAGCCTCTGTTGCCGTCATGCTGACAGACCAGTTACTGCTGGGTACTGAATATCGTTACAAACCTGATAACTTAGGTGTATATAAAGAGCAAAATGCCCATGATATATTTTTAGCTTGGTTTCCAGTTAAAAACATATCACTAACCGCTGCTTACTTAGATCTAGGCAACATTGCAAACAAAGCCAATCAATCTGGCTGGTATTTATCTGGGCAAATCTCTTACTAA
- a CDS encoding sulfite oxidase heme-binding subunit YedZ has translation MDIKQFLRRVPSRSQISWIKSSIFLLCLVPLIRLVWLGIHDGLGANPVEFVERSTGFWALVILLATLSLTPIRLLWGVSWQLQFRRMVGLMMFFYASLHITAYLWLDYGFDWSDIAKDIIKHPYVLVGATAYLLTVPLAVTSNQYMMQVLRQHWKQLHLSVYLIATLGVVHFWWLVKKDVREPLFYALVLALLLGVRLFYKLRQMKSKLDKARKIKLSAVI, from the coding sequence ATGGACATTAAACAATTTCTTCGACGCGTACCAAGTAGAAGCCAAATTAGCTGGATTAAATCCTCCATATTTCTGCTTTGCCTAGTGCCACTCATCCGTTTAGTTTGGCTTGGTATTCATGATGGTTTGGGCGCCAATCCAGTCGAGTTTGTAGAAAGATCAACGGGTTTTTGGGCATTAGTTATTTTACTGGCTACGCTTAGCCTTACCCCTATCCGCTTATTGTGGGGCGTTAGCTGGCAATTGCAGTTTAGGCGTATGGTAGGCTTGATGATGTTTTTTTACGCCAGCCTGCACATCACGGCCTACTTATGGCTGGATTATGGCTTTGATTGGTCGGATATTGCGAAGGATATTATCAAGCATCCTTATGTTTTAGTCGGCGCAACCGCATATCTATTGACCGTGCCATTGGCCGTGACCTCGAACCAATACATGATGCAGGTGTTGCGCCAGCATTGGAAACAACTGCATCTGAGCGTTTATTTAATCGCCACGCTAGGTGTAGTGCACTTCTGGTGGTTGGTGAAGAAAGATGTACGTGAGCCATTGTTTTATGCGCTTGTACTGGCATTGCTGCTGGGGGTTCGTTTGTTTTACAAGTTACGCCAGATGAAGTCAAAGCTAGACAAGGCGCGGAAAATTAAACTTTCCGCCGTGATTTAA